The DNA window TGCTTTCTTCATCTTCTCCTTTTCTTGCCATAATCTCCGCCACGAGGGCATCGAGAAAAATCCATGCGGAAGCCTCAAAAATTGTTCCTAATGGAGCAAGTTCCTTATTCTTCTCTTTTTCTTTAAGCACAACTACAATGTCTCCAAATCTGGCAATATGCGATTCAGGATTTGCGGTTATGGAAATTATTTTCGCCCCCAATCTGCGAGCAATTTCTGCGGTCATTGCAACAGGAATTGTTTCTCCAGAACCAGAAATCAGAACAACCAGATCCCCTTTTTTCACAGGCACGGTTATAGTTTCTCCTATCACAAAAGTTGGAAATCCAAGATGAACCAGCCTTATCGCAAATGCCTTGCCCACCAGCCCGCTCCTGCCCGCTCCGTAAACAAAAATGTTTTTTGCATCAAAAAAATATTTTATCATCTTTTCTATTTTTTCATCATCAACCTCTTCAACTATTCTCTTTGCCTCATTACTTATATAAGAAATCGCCTCCCTGAACCTCATCTTAGCATCTCCATTGTTCTTTGTAATAATATTTGAGTATACATTGCATCATGTTCAACTAATGGTGACTCTGAAATAATTGTTACATCATAATCATTCTCAATTATGCATTTCATCAGCTCAACAATTTGCAGGTCTCCTTTCTTTATCGGTGTGTGATATTTTTCCCCTTCCATATCATATTTTACCCCTGTAACATGTAAGAGGTAATGATCAAGTTTCAAATCTTTGAGGGCATCGAAAATTTTTTGCATGTCTTCCTTGCTTTTTAAGCATCCATTTCCTCTTGCATGAATATGGGCTATATCTATAACAGGCACAACTCCTTTAACTCGCTTGCAGACCTCTACAATTTCGCCTAAACTCCCAAAAACCTCTTTCTTTCCCATGGTTTCTATTCCTATTTCAACCTCTATACCATCCATCTTCGCTTTATCTCTTATCTCTCTTAAATTTTTTACAATTCTCCTCATTGTTTCTTTCTTTGATAGTCCTCCATAAAAACCAAGATGAGTTGTCATTATTCTTGCTCCAAGAAAATGAGAAAGATAAAGAGATTTCTCTATTTTTTCCTTACTCAAATTTACAATTCTTTCATCTCCTGCAAGGTTTATATAATATGGGGCATGAACATTTATTTCAATATCACATTTTTTTGCAACTCTCTTTATTATCTTTGCCTCTTCCTTAGTTAAAAAAGCTCTTGAAAATCTTATCTCAATTGCGGATAAACCAAGACAACGAGTATAAATTATTCCATCTTTATATGTCCTTTCCTTACAGGAAAGAGGAATGCCCGCGGGTCCAATTCTTATCACAGAATTTATGAAATACTTTTGCATTAATAAAAATTTCGATTAATTCAGCTGGAATATCAAGAAATTTATTCGATTTTTTTCAAAAAATTAATTACTTCATAATTTATATTTCTGTGGAAGAAAAGAAGATAAAAATATTGCTAATTATTTCAATTATTTCAATATCTTTTTCTTCCATTCTAACAAAAATGAGTGATTCATTTCCTCTTGTTATTGCATTTTATAGAATGGCATTATCCTCTCTTTTAATTCTCCCCTTTCTGTTAGTATATAAAATTAAAATGAATAAAAAAGAGATTTTATTATCTTCTCTTATCGGCATAATTCTCGCCCTTCATTTTATAACATGGATTACATCTCTTTCTTACACTTCAATTGCAAGTTCAGTAATTCTTGTAACCTCTCACCCTTTCTTTGTGTCGATAGTTTCATTTCTCCTTTTTAAAGAGAAATTAAGCAAAAGAAGTATATATGGTATAATTCTCTCGTTTTCTGGCATAATAGTTCTTTTTTCATCAGATTATTTTTCTCTTCCAAAAACATTTAAGGGTGATTTACTAGCTTTTTTAGGGGGAATTTTCGCTGGATTATATATAATTGGAGGAAGAAAAGTGAGACAGAGCGCGAATATTTTTGAATACAGCTTCACTGTTTATGGAGTTGCATCATTTTTCCTTCTTTTATTATGCCTTATTTTCAAAATAAATTTGAAAATCTCATCTAAGGAGTTATCAATTTTCCTACTTATGGCAATCTTTCCAACATTGCTCGGTCATTTTCTTTTCAATTTCTGCATAAAATATGTTAAAGCATCGGTTATTTCAGTTTCTTTCCTTGGTGAGCCAATTGGTTCATCCTTATTAGCAACGCTTTTCTTCAGAGAAATTCCTAGTTTATGGAGCATAGCGGGAGGAGTAATTACCTTGTTTGGTATATATCTTGTTGTATCATCGGAAATTAAAAATATTTAATTCCTTTTCACTATAGCATGGAGAAAAAAATAGTTCTTGCAATAGATGATGAAGAAACAATGATTGATCTAATAAAGAGAAATCTTGAAAAGATAAGCATACCAGTAATAGTTTATGGAGCAACAAGTGGCGAAGAGGGGCTGGAAAAATACAAAAAATTGGCAGAGCAAGGGAAAAAACCCCATCTTGTCTTAATGGATTTAAATCTTACTCAATGGGGAAAGGGAAAGATGGATGGAGTTGAAACCACCAAAAAAATCCTGGAATTTGACCCAAATGCAAATATCTATGGCTACACCGCCTGGTTCGCCACCGCCTGGGCGAAAAAACTGGAGGAGGCGGGCGCAAAAAAAATTATAGAGAGAACAATTCTGCCATCTGATTTCAGAAAATTAATTGAGGATATATTGAAAGAAATTTAAGCAACTCTTCCCATCCTGAAGGCTCCTGTTATTCTTATTTCATCTTCTTCCAGACTATAGTCTATCCAGTGGCGCGATATAACTTCTCCACAACCCTGGACCCTTAACTGCATTTTTGCTCCTTCCTCTCTAAGCTCTATAACTCCATCCATAAGATGTTTCATTGTCTGAACTTCAATTTCATCATGCATTCCTCTTGTCATCGAAAACATTGATGTGAGTCCCATTCTACTGCATATCCCGCTTAGAACTTGTAAAAATCTGAAAACCGCTTTTGCATCTGAATAAACAATTAAAGTTGATAAGGAATCAAAAACCATTCTTGATAATCCAGCATTTTCTCTATGAATTTGAACTATAGATGAAGCAATTTTCTCCCTATTAACAGGACTATCAATAAATATTACTCTCTCATCCTTTTCTTTTAATTCAACGCTCTGAGAATAAACATCTATATATCTTACCATTCCCTTATTTTCATATTCCCTATAGGAAGGATCTAATTTAACCATTTCATCTCTAATTTCTGAAAATGAACAATCTGTTAAAACAAAAATAACACCCTCATTATTCTTCAGACCAGATAAAGCAAATCTCCTGAGAATTATTTCCTTTCCTATAAATGGAGGGGCATAAATAAGAACATTTGTTTTTAATGGTATTCCTCCTTTCAAAAGCTCATCAAGTCTGTCTATGCCAGTGCTAGCAAGCATTCTGAGCATCCTCCAAAATTTCTAGCATTTTATCAATTACTTCATAAACATTCTTTCCATCTTTTGCGGAAATTTCTATAATAGGAATATCCTCACTTAATTCCATCCTATTCCTTATTTCTTCCTTACTCATTGCTCCTTGTATATCTTGCTTATTTGCTAAAATAATGAATGGAATATTAATTTTTGATATAATCTCCTTAGCATAAAAAATATCCTCCTCTTTTGTAGAGTCAACAACAATAAATATGATGTTTGATGAGCCAATCATTTTATCTGCTATGGGCGAGAATCTTTCGAGACCAGGTAATCCAAAAATATCAATTCTGTAGCCCTTATAATCCACAGAGCCATACTCAATTCCAACAGTTGCTCCTTTTCTTTCTACAGGTGTAAATTCTTTTGAGACAGATTTTATAAAAGTTGTTTTTCCAGATTGATGCGGTCCTATAACAGAAACTTTTGGTATATATACTCTTAATCCCTCCGGCTTGAATATTTTGAAATATATTTCTTTATCCTTGCAGTCATTCCAATCGACTTTTCTTATGCACATTTTTTGTCTTGTAACTATATCCTCAACAAGATTTACTTCTATTATCGCATTAAAAATTCTTTTCAATCTGTAAATTATAGATTCTTTGTAAGGCCATGAAATAAAATTATAAAATGAAACAACTTCTTTTTTGCCTAATTCCTTATTCAATTTTTCTATTCCATCTAAGGTATCTTTTTCCCCACACAAATCCATTATATTTGAAAGGGAATCAAAAATAACAACTCCTCTATCTATTTTTTCTATAATATCTAATAAGACACCTTCATAGTTTTCTATATCATGTGCTTCATATATTCTATATTTCTCTTCAGAAGGTGCTCCTATTAAAGAAGAGTATGCATCCACAACAATCATTTTGTCGTAATTTTCTCTACTCCAGTTAAATTCTCTAAAAACTTTTTCAACATTTTTTGGTGAGGACTCTGAAACAACATATACACCATACAACCCTTTTTCAAGATTGTGATGAAGGACATGAATTCCTATATTGCTTTCCTCCACTACAGGATCAATATAAAATAAAACAGATTTTCCATAAGGTATGCCATTTAGAAATCTATCAAGTTTTGATATGCCTGTATCAATCATTTTTTCCCAGCTCTTTCCCAATCTTCTGCATTAAATCCAAAAATTCTACGTCAGGAGATGTTACAACCGCAATCAAATAATCTGGCCCTGCGCCTCCTACAACTATCTTCCTGTTCTTTCCCTCAATAACAACAAATTTTGGCACACCTCCTTTTATTTCATCAATTGCTATTTCTGCGGAGCTTAATATTGTAGCTACCATTGCAGAGAAAACTTCTACATGGAAATTTTCTATATTTGTATATACTGGAAGACCATCTCTGGAAACGATAAATACTCCTTCCACTCCTTTCTCCATTTCAAGCTCCCTTAGTATCTCCTTATAGTTTTTTGTCATACTTTTCATATAACCAGAAAATGGTAATAAAATTTTCTAAATTAATTTGAAGATTAGATAGGTAATGATTATCATTATTGTTGCATGTCTCAAGCCCGCAATAGCTTTTCCCTCAGTTATTGATCCCGCAACAACACCACTTCCTATTGCCTGAGCAAGCGCAGTGCATATATAAATAAATTCATATTCTTTCAATGAAATTGATGGGCCCGAGAAGCCCGGTAAGCTTACCGCTTTTGAAATAAGATTTGATAGGAAAAATTTTGATAATGCTACTATTACCGCAAGAAATACAAAAAATGAAATGTAAATAATCATAAGATAAAGACTCATTTCTGTCTTTCTTTCATTTTGCAAAATTTTTATTTCCCTCGCATTTGTTGCAGCAGCTTCTATCACATCTGCAGTTTTCCCTCCCGCCTCTGAAGCTTTTATGACCATTGTTGTTGTTCTCTGGATGAGAGGTGTTTTTATTCTTTCCCCAAATCTTCTTAGAGCTTCTGTAAAAGGAATACCCCAGGAAATCTGAATTGCCATTTTTTTAATTTCTGGTGTGAGATGTCCATAGTCGCCTCTTGCCGCCATTTCCACCGCTCTTGCCTCGGTCATTCCCGCCTTTCTTGATTCAGCAAGATCTCTTAAAAATTCTGGAAATCTTTCTTCCATTGAATTTATTTTCCTATAGTGGAAATATTCATAAAATCCGAAGGGGCCAATAGAAACAAGTATTGCGTATATCGCAAAGTCTATTGAATATTCTCTGGAAAGGGATAGTGCTCCTATTGAACTTATTTTTCCAACTTGAAGTAAAATTGCAATTGCAATAAATATTGCAGCGAAAACCGCTGATATAGACAAAATCACTATTTTTTTAACTGTTTCTACATCATATTTTTCCTTGAGAACACCGCTTTTTTCAGGTAATATAAACAATATGTATAAAACTAAGAAAAATAAGAGAAAGATACTCAATCCAATTAATACATATACCCATTTTATTTCTGCTAGAAAAATTCTTGGCTTCGGGAGAACCGCTATTATATTGATAGCAATGAAACCGACTATAAGGAAAATTATTCCAAAATACAATATCCTTCTCCTTAAAACAACTTCTTCCTTTACAGTTTTACCACTTTCATAAATACCTACTATTGAGTCAATTGGAGAAGGCATTTCTCCTCCTATCATAAGGGACATCATCCAGGAAATCATTGCAAAATTTAAAAGGAAAAGAGGGTCTGCCATGTTAATGATTATGCGAGGAACATTTCTCGGCAAATGGTAGAGATCTGTCTGGGAGGCAATAACAACAAGAGAGAAAATTATTGAAAATATGAAGAAAATAAGGTAAGCGGGAGTTCTTTCAACATATGGGATAGAGAGCACTGTATAAAGCATAAGCAACAATACCGCTCCAAGCAATATATTTATTAAAACTCTTGAGATATTGATGGCAAAAAAAACAATGAATATATTTAGAATTGTCGCAAAAAGTAAAATTATGAATGAAAACAGGGAGGTGAAATAATATTTCCATTCTCTTTCCTTATATTCATCCGGTATAAATGGCAACATATCTTCCTTTATTTTTCTCTGAACATATGAGAAGA is part of the Thermoplasmatales archaeon genome and encodes:
- a CDS encoding TIM barrel protein; the protein is MIRIGPAGIPLSCKERTYKDGIIYTRCLGLSAIEIRFSRAFLTKEEAKIIKRVAKKCDIEINVHAPYYINLAGDERIVNLSKEKIEKSLYLSHFLGARIMTTHLGFYGGLSKKETMRRIVKNLREIRDKAKMDGIEVEIGIETMGKKEVFGSLGEIVEVCKRVKGVVPVIDIAHIHARGNGCLKSKEDMQKIFDALKDLKLDHYLLHVTGVKYDMEGEKYHTPIKKGDLQIVELMKCIIENDYDVTIISESPLVEHDAMYTQILLQRTMEMLR
- a CDS encoding GTP-binding protein, which produces MIDTGISKLDRFLNGIPYGKSVLFYIDPVVEESNIGIHVLHHNLEKGLYGVYVVSESSPKNVEKVFREFNWSRENYDKMIVVDAYSSLIGAPSEEKYRIYEAHDIENYEGVLLDIIEKIDRGVVIFDSLSNIMDLCGEKDTLDGIEKLNKELGKKEVVSFYNFISWPYKESIIYRLKRIFNAIIEVNLVEDIVTRQKMCIRKVDWNDCKDKEIYFKIFKPEGLRVYIPKVSVIGPHQSGKTTFIKSVSKEFTPVERKGATVGIEYGSVDYKGYRIDIFGLPGLERFSPIADKMIGSSNIIFIVVDSTKEEDIFYAKEIISKINIPFIILANKQDIQGAMSKEEIRNRMELSEDIPIIEISAKDGKNVYEVIDKMLEILEDAQNAC
- a CDS encoding type II secretion system F family protein, which codes for MIARKITIFALIVSFSIILASTIARFFEYYALSNILFATAIILFLFFSYVQRKIKEDMLPFIPDEYKEREWKYYFTSLFSFIILLFATILNIFIVFFAINISRVLINILLGAVLLLMLYTVLSIPYVERTPAYLIFFIFSIIFSLVVIASQTDLYHLPRNVPRIIINMADPLFLLNFAMISWMMSLMIGGEMPSPIDSIVGIYESGKTVKEEVVLRRRILYFGIIFLIVGFIAINIIAVLPKPRIFLAEIKWVYVLIGLSIFLLFFLVLYILFILPEKSGVLKEKYDVETVKKIVILSISAVFAAIFIAIAILLQVGKISSIGALSLSREYSIDFAIYAILVSIGPFGFYEYFHYRKINSMEERFPEFLRDLAESRKAGMTEARAVEMAARGDYGHLTPEIKKMAIQISWGIPFTEALRRFGERIKTPLIQRTTTMVIKASEAGGKTADVIEAAATNAREIKILQNERKTEMSLYLMIIYISFFVFLAVIVALSKFFLSNLISKAVSLPGFSGPSISLKEYEFIYICTALAQAIGSGVVAGSITEGKAIAGLRHATIMIIITYLIFKLI
- the hxlB gene encoding 6-phospho-3-hexuloisomerase — translated: MRFREAISYISNEAKRIVEEVDDEKIEKMIKYFFDAKNIFVYGAGRSGLVGKAFAIRLVHLGFPTFVIGETITVPVKKGDLVVLISGSGETIPVAMTAEIARRLGAKIISITANPESHIARFGDIVVVLKEKEKNKELAPLGTIFEASAWIFLDALVAEIMARKGEDEESMKRRHATLE
- a CDS encoding roadblock/LC7 domain-containing protein, which encodes MKSMTKNYKEILRELEMEKGVEGVFIVSRDGLPVYTNIENFHVEVFSAMVATILSSAEIAIDEIKGGVPKFVVIEGKNRKIVVGGAGPDYLIAVVTSPDVEFLDLMQKIGKELGKND
- a CDS encoding response regulator, with translation MEKKIVLAIDDEETMIDLIKRNLEKISIPVIVYGATSGEEGLEKYKKLAEQGKKPHLVLMDLNLTQWGKGKMDGVETTKKILEFDPNANIYGYTAWFATAWAKKLEEAGAKKIIERTILPSDFRKLIEDILKEI
- a CDS encoding DMT family transporter — protein: MEEKKIKILLIISIISISFSSILTKMSDSFPLVIAFYRMALSSLLILPFLLVYKIKMNKKEILLSSLIGIILALHFITWITSLSYTSIASSVILVTSHPFFVSIVSFLLFKEKLSKRSIYGIILSFSGIIVLFSSDYFSLPKTFKGDLLAFLGGIFAGLYIIGGRKVRQSANIFEYSFTVYGVASFFLLLLCLIFKINLKISSKELSIFLLMAIFPTLLGHFLFNFCIKYVKASVISVSFLGEPIGSSLLATLFFREIPSLWSIAGGVITLFGIYLVVSSEIKNI